The Paenibacillus sp. BIC5C1 DNA segment TTAGACAGGGTAAGGCTCTGTATGTAGGCTTGTCCAACTATGATGCCGAACAGACGAAGGAAGCTGTGACCATTTTACGTCGTCTTGGAACACCTTGTCTGGTTCACCAGCCAAACTATTCGATGCTGCATCGCTGGATTGAGGATGGTTTGCAGGATGTGCTGGATCAGAATGGCGTAGGATCGATCGCATTCTGTCCGCTTGGCCGCGGACAGTTGACGAATAAATATGTGGACAAGATCAGGGAAGAGCGCGCCAATCCAACAGGCAATCTGAGAAAAGAAGCCTATACGGACGAACGGATCGCCAAGTTCGAAGCACTTCAGGCTGTTGCCGAACGTAGAGGCCAAACGATCTCCCAGTTGGCGCTAAACTGGATTTTGCGTGGTAACCGAGTTACTTCCGCTCTGATCGGCGCAAGCCGTGTGTCCCAGATCGAAGAAAACGTAGCCGCACTTCAGGCACCAGATCTGACGACAGAAGAGCTGAATGAAATCGAAAGTATCTTGGATGGCATCGGGAACTACGCTTGGTAAGATTGTAACGAAGAGATACGACTATGTAGATTCAGCGTCATGTCTACAATGATTGAATCAATCTATATGTTATAGATATGTTGAGATAACTAAGGTGTCTTCCTGTAGTCGGGAGGACACTTTTTTGTCTTACTTATCATCCTTTATATGTAGAGATAGACCTTTTAGAGCTTCGTTTTAATTGACCTGTGTTTATTTTTTTCTAAAAACTATTTCATATCATAGCACCAGGTCCTA contains these protein-coding regions:
- a CDS encoding aldo/keto reductase, coding for MPYTASEQRYSEMKYSRSGKTGIKLPQIALGLWQNFGGNRTLDIQEEMILRAFDLGINHFDLANNYGPPPGSAEENFGVILKKHLRPYRDELLISTKAGYHMWNGPYGEWGSRKNLIASLDQSLSRMGLDYVDIFYHHRPDPETPLEETMTALDHIVRQGKALYVGLSNYDAEQTKEAVTILRRLGTPCLVHQPNYSMLHRWIEDGLQDVLDQNGVGSIAFCPLGRGQLTNKYVDKIREERANPTGNLRKEAYTDERIAKFEALQAVAERRGQTISQLALNWILRGNRVTSALIGASRVSQIEENVAALQAPDLTTEELNEIESILDGIGNYAW